ATGGACGCGCTCACCTCGCAGGCGAACGTCGCGGGTTACCGCAGCGTCCTGCTGGCCGCCCAGGAGTTCGGCCGCTACTTCCCGATGATGGTCACCGCGGCCGGTACGGCGCGGCCCGCCGAGGTTCTGATCCTGGGCGCCGGCGTCGCCGGCCTGCAGGCGATCGGCACCGCCCGCCGGCTCGGCGCATCGGTGCGCGCCTTCGACGTGCGGCCGGACTCGAGAACCGAGGTCTCCTCGCTCGGCGCCCAGTTCGTCGACATCGCCGCGGTGAAGTCGGCGGCGGGCGAGGGCGGCTACGCCCGGCCGCTGACCGCGGAGGAGCAGGCGGCGCTGGTCGAAGAGCTCGCCGGCCACATCAAGCGCGCCGACATCGTCATCACGACCGCGCAGGTGCCGGGTCGCACGCCGCCGCTGCTGGTCAGCGCGGACGCCGTCGAAGGCATGCGCGCCGGCTCGGTCGTCATCGACGCGGCGAGCAGCAGCCTGGGCGGTAACGTGGCGACCTCCCGCCCGGGAGAGACGATCGTGACGGACAACGGGGTGACCGTGATCGGCGCTGACGATCTCCCGTCGCTGGCCGCCACGAGCGCTTCGACGGCGTACTCCCGCAACCTCACCTCGCTGCTCGGCGTACTGATCACCGATGGCGAGGTGTCGATCAACCTGGAGGACGAGATCCAGGCGGGCGTCGTGATGACCCACGCCGGACAGGTCGTACATCCGGCTCTGCAGCCCAAGCTTGCCGAGCCCTCGACAGCTGGCGGTGGCGCCCAGTGAGCGCGCAGCTGCTGTCGGACATCAGCATCTTCGTGCTGAGCCTGCTGGTCGGTTTCGAGGTCATCA
This window of the Mycobacteriales bacterium genome carries:
- a CDS encoding NAD(P)(+) transhydrogenase (Re/Si-specific) subunit alpha, whose product is MDALTSQANVAGYRSVLLAAQEFGRYFPMMVTAAGTARPAEVLILGAGVAGLQAIGTARRLGASVRAFDVRPDSRTEVSSLGAQFVDIAAVKSAAGEGGYARPLTAEEQAALVEELAGHIKRADIVITTAQVPGRTPPLLVSADAVEGMRAGSVVIDAASSSLGGNVATSRPGETIVTDNGVTVIGADDLPSLAATSASTAYSRNLTSLLGVLITDGEVSINLEDEIQAGVVMTHAGQVVHPALQPKLAEPSTAGGGAQ